CAATGCAACTGCCGAACAGGCGCGTCTGGCAGATATCAAGCAGGGCGCAGCCATGTTGTTCATCACCCGTGTAGCCTATTTGCCAAATGGTGCAGCGATAGAACTGTCGCATTCTTATTGCCGTAGTGATTACTATGACTTTGTGGCGGAGTTGTTCAGATGAGCTTGCCACAAAAAGTGCAGGGACAAATACTGACGCCCCGAGGCTGGGTGCGCGGCTCTCTGGTGTTCGATGAAAGAGTGCAGGCCATTACAGCCGATGCTGATGTAGAGAATGCTGCTGATGCAGAATCCCTGCATTACATCTTGCCCGGCTTTGTCGATTTGCATGTACACGGTGCCGGTGGTAAAGACACCATGGAAGCTGGCGACGCCGTCGAAATCATTGCTCGCAAACATGCCAAACATGGCACTACCAGCATGCTGGCCACCACCATGACAGCACCGCTGTCTGATCTGGAACTGGCCCTGAAGGCGATCAGGCCGCTGGTGGACAAACGCAGCAGTGGTTCTGCCCGCATACTCGGTGTGCATCTGGAAGGGCCGTATATCAATCCCGGCAAGCTCGGTGCGCAACCAGATTTTGCTCACACCGGCTCACTCGAACAGGTGCGCCACCTCGATGCAATAGCACCGATACGCCTGATCACCGTGGCACCAGAAATGGATGGCCATCTGCAACTGGTGCGCGAGCTGACCGCCATAGGCATGCAGGTACAGATAGGCCATACCCTCGGTACTTACGAAGAAGGTAAGGCGGCACTGGAAAATGGTGCCACCGGTTTTACCCACTTGTACAACGCCATGTCGCGTCTTGATCATCGCGCGCCCGGCATGGTCGGTGCAGCACTCGCGCATGCGCAGTTTTCAGAAATTATTCCCGACTTGTTGCACGTCCACCCTGGCGCCATCAAGGCCGCCATGCGTGCGATTCCGCATCTGTATTGCGTCACTGATTCCACCGCAGCATCTGGCATGCCGGATGGGCAATATATGCTAGGCCGCCAGGTCGTGCATAAATGCCTGGGGGGGTGCGTCTTGAAGATGGCACGCTGGCAGGCAGCACACTGACCATGGATCAGGCCTTGCGCAATCTGGTCAGCATAGGCCTGGACCTGGAAGATGCATCGAAGCGTGTTTCTACCTACGCAGCCGATTATCTGGGACTGAATGAGCGTGGCCGCCTGCAGGCTGGCAGTTACGCAGACCTGGTTGTGCTGGACCGTCAGCTCAACCTCATCGCTGTTTATGTAGAAGGAGAAAAGATTGACCTCGCAGATGCTTAAGGAAGCCAGTTCTTCCGCTGATTTTGTAGCAGAACAACTCAAACATGAAGGTGAGCGCTATGCCGAACTTGGCGCATACTTGCGCGCCAAACCACCAACATCTGTCGTTACCGTTGCCCGTGGCAGTTCAGACCATGCGGCTAATTATGCCGCCTATCTGATTATGGCCAGGGTAGGGCGCATCGTCGCTTCTCTGCCCATGTCTCTGGTGACTTTGAACAAGGCACCACTGGCAGCAAAAGATGCGCTGGCGATTGCGATTTCACAATCTGGCCAAAGCCCTGACGTGGTTGAGCCTATCCGCTATTTCCGCGAAGGTGGTGCTACTACCGTGGCCCTCGTCAACGACGCAGCATCGCCGCTGGCACAAAGCGCAGAATGGACCATGCCATTGCATGCAGGTCCCGAACTGAGTGTGGCCGCGACCAAGAGCTTTATCACTTCACTGGTTGCAGGCGCACGCCTGGCAGGCCACTGGCAAAACGATGCAGAATTCTTGGCGGCGATAGAACAATTGCCAGAATCCCTGCACGCTGCCACCAAGCTTGACTGGTCACCTGCGATAGAAGTTTTACAGCCCGCATCACGCATCATGGTGGTGGGCCGTGGTATCAGCTTCCCGGTTGCGCTGGAGTCTGCGCTTAAATTCAAAGAGACTTCCGTCATCCAGGCAGAAGCATTCAGCGGTGCAGAAATCAAGCATGGCCCCATGGCCCTGATACATGATGGTTATCCATTATTGATATTCGCAACCCGTGGCCCTGCACAAGCTGGCCTGATTGCCCTGGCAGAAGAAATGCGTGGCCGTGGCGCAAATGTCTTGTTGGCAGCGCCAGAAGATGTCAAGGAACGCAACCTGACTTTACCAGTTGCGGCGACGCCTGATCTTGATCCTGTCGTTGCAATACAAGCCTTCTACATGATGGCAGCAAACCTGTCGATTGCCCGTGGACTGGACCCGGACAAGCCAAGGCACTTGAGCAAAGTCACCAAGACAAATTGACATCGCTAAAGCAGCAGGCTATTTTTTAAAAACTTAAAAAATAGATACTGCCCCCAGTATTTTTATTAATAGCAAGATTGGTATGACTAAAATGCGAGATTGCTTAAAAATATTGGGGAGTATATCTAAAAGAGTGATTTTGGTAACGAAATTACGCTTGCTTTTCAGCGTACTGCTATTGAGTTTCGGCTTGCATGGCAATGCCTTTGCCGTCCAGAAAATCGAATTCTGGACCATGAGCCTCAAGCCAAAATTCATTCCCTATTTCCAGGAACTCGTCAAAAATTATGAAGCCCAACATCCCGGCATCAAGCTCGAATGGGTAGATTTTCCCTGGGATATTCTGCAATTAAAACTGATCACCGCGATTGCTGCAGGTACGCCACCGGCACTGGTAAATCTGAGCGTGCCCTGGGCAGAAGAAATGGCGCGTGATGGTTTGCTTGAACCTGTCGATGCCTTGCTGGCAGCGCCAGGTGCAACCAATGACTACACCGATGCTGCATTGGCTGACTTGCGTTTCAATGGCAAGGTCTATGGCTTCCCGCATTACAGTAATGTTAATGTCATCGCCTATAACCGCAAGATACTGGCAGCGGCAGGCATCTTCCAGGCACCACGCAGCATGGATGAATTGCTGACCCAGGCCGTCATGATCTCCCTCAAAACCGGCAAGCCCGGCTATGCACCAGCACTCGGCAAGATCGATGGTTTTTTCATGCAGCAGGGGCTGGATTTGATGCGTGATGGCAAGGCAGTCTTCAATTCGCCAGCGCATGTGACCCTGGTCAAAAAATTGGCTGCCACTTACAAGGCGGGTGGTTTTTTAAAAGATAAATTATTTGCAGAAGATAATTTTCCTGCCGTGGTAGATGCCTATCTCGGTGGTCGCCTCGGCGTCATGGTTAGCGCACCAACTGCCATCAAACGCATACAAACAGATGCACCGGAAATTTATGCGCAAACCGGTATCTTTCCTGTGCCGCCGGGTCCGACTGGGATTAACGACGGCGGCTGGATGTTTCATTTCGCCATACCCAAAGGCGTAAAGAAAAAAGATATCCCCGAAGTTGCCGCCTTCGCCCTTTACCTGACCAGTGATGCCAATCAACTGGCTTTTGCCAGCATGGCCGGTGTCATGCCCACGACCAAACAGGCGCTGGCAAATTCCTACTTCAAGAAAATATTACCCAATGCTGGCGCATCAGAGCAGGCTTTGGCAGTGGCCGCAAACTCCATGAATTCTGCCCGCAGCCTGTATGTCAGCGGCATAGACGATTATGATGAATTGCGCCGCTTCCTGGTCAAGGCTGTCGAAGCTGGCGTCACTGGTCGCCGTGATATACAAGAAGTGCTGGATGAGGCGGTAGCTATCTGGAACCGCAAGTTGCAAGGGGTGAAGTTGCCATGAGTATGCCTGGCTCTCTATCCGCAGCCAACAAGCGGCGCAATCTGCTTGCCTATGCCTTTCTGGCTCCAGCTTTGTTGTTGCTGCTGATGTTCTCCTTCTGGCCTGTCATGTATGGCTCTTACCTGAGCTTTACAGATTTCAGCCTGATACGCGAAGTGCACTGGGTAGGTTTCGCCAATTATCGCGCCCTGTTTGCAAATGACATGTTTTTGACCGGGCTTAAAAACTCGCTACTGTTTTTGCTGGTCGTACCCTTCACGCAATTGGGGGCTATCTCGCTGGCAGTGTTGGTGAATAATCAATTGCCCGGCATACGCTGGTTTCGCGCTGCCTATTATGTGCCTGTGGTGACGACAGTATCTGTAGTCGGCATCATGTGGGGCTTCATGTTTCATGAACAGGGCACGCTCAATTATGTGCTGCTGCAATTACATCTGATTGCCGCGCCACTGGGCTGGATGTCAGACGATGCACTCGCTCTGTTTGCCGTCATGTTCGTCTCTTTCTGGCGCGGCCTGGGTTGGTATATGGTGATGTACCTGGCTGCCTTGCAGTCACTGCCCGCCGAGATGCAGGAAGCAGCCATACTCGATGGTGCCAATCGCTGGCAGCGCTTCTGGCGCATCACCGTGCCAATGCTGAAGCCGACCATACTGGTATGCAGCATCATGTCGGTACTGGCGGCATTGAAAGCCTATCAGGAAGTTGATGTGCTGACCCAGGGCGGCCCCATGAATTCCACCTTCACGGCGCTGTATTATGCTTATGACCAGGGTTTGAAGCACTTGAAACTGCCGCGCGGTTTGGCTGCGAGTTTCGTTGTCTCCCTCTGCTGCATGGCGATCGCCTTCATTTGCCTGCGCTGGCTTAAACCAGGGCACAGGGAATGAGCATGAACATCAAAAAAATCCTGCGCACGGCGTCACAATATGGCTTGTTAAGCCTGATTGCCATCATCTGTATTTTTCCGTTCTGGTGGACGCTGGTGGTGGCGATTTCTACCGAGGGCAATCTGTTTGAATTTCCGCCCACTTTCTGGCCGCGTGGCATTTCACTGGATAATTTTGTCGAGGCTTTCCGCGTCATCCCCATCATTGCTTTCTACAAAAATTCTTTGTTGATCACTTTGGCGACAGTGCTGGGCAAACTGGTCGTGTGCTCACTCGCTGCTTACCCCTTGTCACGCATGCAGTTCAGCGGAAGCAAGCTCATCATGGGTGTGATACTGGCGACCATGATCTTGCCGTCTGAAGTCAATTTCCTGGTCAACTTCATTACCATGACCAAGATATCTCTGGTCAATACTTATACCGCCGTAGTCTTGCCAAATATCGTCACGGCAGTGTCGATACTCTTGCTGAAGCAGGCTTTTGATGAAGTGCCGCAAGACCTGCTGGACGCTGCAAGGGTAGACGGTGCCAGTGAATGGATTATTTTTTACCGAATTGTCTTGCCATTGATTACACCGTGGCTGGCAACGGTGGGCATCCTGACTGCGGTGGAGGCATGGAATGAATACATCTGGCCATCGATAGTCATCAGCAAGCCAGCAGATTTTCCCTTGTCCGCCGGTGTGCTGTATTTGCGTGGCACTTATGGCAGCAGCACCCGCGTGATTGCGGCAGGAACCATTTTGACAGTTGCACCTATATTGGTCGCCTTTTTATTTACCCAGCGCTTTTTTATGCGCGGCATGGATGGAGCAGTTAAATGACGCAAGACAATACGCAAGACAATAAGCAAGATAATAATGCGCAACAAACCCTGACACGCGAAGAAGCACGCCGCCTGGCTGGGCAACTGGTGATGATACGCATGCCCATCACTAGCCTGGATGAGACATCGGCACAATTTTTAAAAGACAATCATATCCGTGGCATTTGCCTGTTCAGGCAAAACATGGTTGACGAAATCCAGCTGAAAAAACTGACGGCTGATCTGCGCCTTATCTTGGGGGAGG
This is a stretch of genomic DNA from Undibacterium sp. KW1. It encodes these proteins:
- a CDS encoding SIS domain-containing protein is translated as MLKEASSSADFVAEQLKHEGERYAELGAYLRAKPPTSVVTVARGSSDHAANYAAYLIMARVGRIVASLPMSLVTLNKAPLAAKDALAIAISQSGQSPDVVEPIRYFREGGATTVALVNDAASPLAQSAEWTMPLHAGPELSVAATKSFITSLVAGARLAGHWQNDAEFLAAIEQLPESLHAATKLDWSPAIEVLQPASRIMVVGRGISFPVALESALKFKETSVIQAEAFSGAEIKHGPMALIHDGYPLLIFATRGPAQAGLIALAEEMRGRGANVLLAAPEDVKERNLTLPVAATPDLDPVVAIQAFYMMAANLSIARGLDPDKPRHLSKVTKTN
- a CDS encoding ABC transporter substrate-binding protein, coding for MVTKLRLLFSVLLLSFGLHGNAFAVQKIEFWTMSLKPKFIPYFQELVKNYEAQHPGIKLEWVDFPWDILQLKLITAIAAGTPPALVNLSVPWAEEMARDGLLEPVDALLAAPGATNDYTDAALADLRFNGKVYGFPHYSNVNVIAYNRKILAAAGIFQAPRSMDELLTQAVMISLKTGKPGYAPALGKIDGFFMQQGLDLMRDGKAVFNSPAHVTLVKKLAATYKAGGFLKDKLFAEDNFPAVVDAYLGGRLGVMVSAPTAIKRIQTDAPEIYAQTGIFPVPPGPTGINDGGWMFHFAIPKGVKKKDIPEVAAFALYLTSDANQLAFASMAGVMPTTKQALANSYFKKILPNAGASEQALAVAANSMNSARSLYVSGIDDYDELRRFLVKAVEAGVTGRRDIQEVLDEAVAIWNRKLQGVKLP
- a CDS encoding carbohydrate ABC transporter permease, with the protein product MSMPGSLSAANKRRNLLAYAFLAPALLLLLMFSFWPVMYGSYLSFTDFSLIREVHWVGFANYRALFANDMFLTGLKNSLLFLLVVPFTQLGAISLAVLVNNQLPGIRWFRAAYYVPVVTTVSVVGIMWGFMFHEQGTLNYVLLQLHLIAAPLGWMSDDALALFAVMFVSFWRGLGWYMVMYLAALQSLPAEMQEAAILDGANRWQRFWRITVPMLKPTILVCSIMSVLAALKAYQEVDVLTQGGPMNSTFTALYYAYDQGLKHLKLPRGLAASFVVSLCCMAIAFICLRWLKPGHRE
- a CDS encoding carbohydrate ABC transporter permease, translated to MNIKKILRTASQYGLLSLIAIICIFPFWWTLVVAISTEGNLFEFPPTFWPRGISLDNFVEAFRVIPIIAFYKNSLLITLATVLGKLVVCSLAAYPLSRMQFSGSKLIMGVILATMILPSEVNFLVNFITMTKISLVNTYTAVVLPNIVTAVSILLLKQAFDEVPQDLLDAARVDGASEWIIFYRIVLPLITPWLATVGILTAVEAWNEYIWPSIVISKPADFPLSAGVLYLRGTYGSSTRVIAAGTILTVAPILVAFLFTQRFFMRGMDGAVK